In one window of Hevea brasiliensis isolate MT/VB/25A 57/8 chromosome 10, ASM3005281v1, whole genome shotgun sequence DNA:
- the LOC110645250 gene encoding dihydrolipoyllysine-residue succinyltransferase component of 2-oxoglutarate dehydrogenase complex 1, mitochondrial, with amino-acid sequence MIWGIIRRGVASSWVAGKSVSRIRPATIRPRCFAQKEAIVSGNIFQSFSYSTSLGIHVAKLGREVTILVQPEYQIGLKNRSFSSDSGDLVDAVVPFMGESITDGTLAKFLKKPGDRVEVDELIAQIETDKVTIDVASPEAGVIQKLVAKEGETVEPGTKIAVISKSAEAVTQTAPQEKAAPETPPPAKKESEKTQTPTAKASSSKETKRAPSAPQPAAKAPSPPPKPTEPQLPPKDRERRVPMTRLRKRVAARLKDSQNTFAMLTTFNEVDMTNLMKLRSDYKDAFVEKHGVKLGFMSGFVKAAVSALQYQPVVNAVIDGDDIIYRDYIDISIAVGTPKGLVVPVIRDAGSMNFAEIEKEINTLAKKANDGSISIDEMAGGTFTISNGGVYGSLLSTPIINPPQSAILGMHSIVNRPMVVEGNIVPRPMMYIALTYDHRLIDGREAVFFLRRIKDVVEDPRRLLLDV; translated from the exons ATGATTTGGGGAATTATTCGCCGCGGAGTTGCTTCG TCTTGGGTTGCAGGCAAGTCGGTTTCAAGAATTAGGCCAGCAACAATCAGGCCAAGATGTTTCGCACAAAAGGAG GCTATAGTCAGTGGCAATATTTTCCAGAGCTTTAGTTACTCCACTTCCTTAG GCATTCATGTAGCAAAGCTAGGAAG GGAAGTTACTATATTGGTGCAACCTGAATATCAAATTGGTTTGAAGAATAGATCATTTTCTTCAGATAGTG GAGACCTAGTTGATGCTGTTGTCCCTTTCATGGGTGAATCCATTACTGATGGCACTTTGGCAAAATTCTTGAAGA AACCTGGTGACAGAGTTGAAGTTGATGAGCTCATTGCCCAGATTGAAACTGACAAG GTGACCATTGATGTAGCTAGTCCTGAAGCTGGTGTTATCCAGAAG TTAGTAGCCAAGGAAGGTGAAACGGTGGAACCAGGTACCAAGATTGCTGTCATTTCAAAATCAGCTGAAGCAGTAACACAAACTGCACCACAAGAAAAGGCAGCTCCAGAGACTCCCCCTCCTGCAAAAAAGGAGAGTGAAAAAACACAAACCCCTACAGCAAAGGCTTCCTCCAGTAAGGAGACTAAAAGAGCACCATCTGCACCACAACCTGCAGCCAAAGCTCCTTCACCACCTCCTAAACCCACGGAACCCCAGCTTCCACCAAAGGACAGAGAAAGAAGA GTTCCCATGACAAGACTAAGGAAGCGGGTTGCAGCACGCTTGAAAGATTCCCAAAATACATTTGCAATGTTGACCACATTCAACGAGGTTGATAT GACAAACTTGATGAAGCTCCGCTCTGATTATAAAGATGCATTTGTGGAAAAACATGGAGTGAAATTGGGATTTATGTCAGGATTTGTCAAA GCTGCAGTTAGCGCACTTCAGTACCAACCAGTTGTAAATGCTGTCATTGATGGAGATGATATCATATATAGAGATTACATTGATATTAGCATTGCTGTTGGCACTCCAAAG GGTCTTGTTGTTCCAGTTATCCGTGATGCTGGTAGTATGAACTTTGCGGAGATAGAGAAGGAGATCAACACTCTAGCTAAGAAAGCAAATGATGGTTCTATATCAATTGATGAGATGGCTGGAGGTACATTCACAATATCTAATGGTGGTGTTTATGGAAGCCTTTTGAGTACACCAATTATCAACCCTCCCCAG TCTGCTATCTTGGGCATGCACTCTATCGTCAACCGACCAATGGTTGTTGAGGGCAACATAGTCCCAAGGCCAATGATGTACATAGCATTGACGTACGATCACAGGCTGATTGATGGAAGAGAGGCTGTATTTTTCTTACGGCGTATCAAAGATGTTGTAGAGGATCCTCGACGACTTCTCCTTGATGTATGA